From bacterium, the proteins below share one genomic window:
- a CDS encoding chromate resistance protein → MKWVTREHIKVDRVACPWLIKKFIDPQAEFIFVPADKIAVTEGIPFDAAGVELGHHSGKCSFEVIIEKYNLSDPALVALAKIVHAADVSTDRDSAPEGPGLKAIAQGFALICNDDHEILEKEFIVYDALYAYCQNKIKEEKS, encoded by the coding sequence ATGAAATGGGTGACGAGAGAACATATTAAGGTTGACCGAGTTGCTTGCCCTTGGTTGATTAAAAAGTTTATTGATCCGCAAGCAGAATTCATATTCGTTCCAGCGGATAAAATTGCTGTAACAGAAGGAATACCGTTCGATGCAGCGGGAGTCGAACTAGGGCATCATAGTGGCAAATGCAGTTTTGAAGTGATTATCGAAAAATACAACCTCTCAGATCCAGCTCTAGTAGCGCTAGCGAAAATTGTTCATGCTGCAGATGTTTCCACCGACCGAGATAGCGCACCGGAAGGACCGGGATTAAAGGCTATCGCTCAAGGATTTGCTTTAATCTGTAATGATGACCATGAAATTCTGGAGAAAGAGTTTATCGTTTATGATGCGCTTTATGCCTATTGCCAGAACAAAATTAAAGAAGAAAAAAGCTGA
- a CDS encoding MFS transporter, with translation MLVTVLIIGMGEELWSRFIPKYLELLGASAWIIAFYGTLKDILDALYQYPGGWLTDKLGRRIALLIFIWLAIFGYILYLISQNWLFVIIGTLFVMSWSSLTLPAIFAIIGDNLPKSRRVIGFSMQSILKRIPIVLAPPLGGAIIAVACSQLGEQKGFVTGIRLCLVITIILSLISMIIVRRYYIEKPVSVTDSFRFSDIWRKMDTQLKRLLVSDILARWAEGIPKVFIVLYLMNILNVDTFTFGWLTSIQMLTAILIYIPIAKLADVTERKPFVLLTFIFFSLFPLMVVTADEFAPLTIGLTVAFIIAGFREIGEPARKALIVDLAQPDARARAVGVYYLLRGIIVFPASLVGGWLWTIKPEYPFYLAFIIGTLGVTVYAFSGPGGKSKH, from the coding sequence ATGTTAGTTACGGTTCTGATTATCGGGATGGGTGAAGAACTTTGGAGCCGATTTATCCCGAAATATTTGGAACTTCTCGGTGCATCGGCGTGGATCATTGCGTTCTACGGTACGTTAAAAGATATCCTAGATGCGTTGTATCAGTACCCTGGCGGATGGTTAACAGACAAACTAGGTCGCCGAATTGCGTTACTTATTTTCATTTGGCTAGCTATATTCGGTTATATCCTTTACCTAATAAGTCAGAATTGGCTGTTCGTTATTATTGGGACGCTCTTCGTTATGTCGTGGAGTAGTTTAACGCTACCTGCGATATTTGCAATTATCGGGGATAACCTGCCGAAATCTCGACGGGTTATCGGATTCAGTATGCAATCAATTCTTAAACGGATTCCGATTGTTCTCGCGCCACCGCTCGGCGGAGCAATTATTGCGGTCGCATGTTCGCAGTTAGGCGAGCAAAAAGGTTTCGTAACCGGTATTCGGCTCTGTCTCGTTATCACCATTATTCTCTCTCTCATATCAATGATTATCGTTCGCAGGTATTATATTGAAAAACCAGTATCGGTAACCGATTCGTTTCGATTCTCCGATATCTGGCGGAAAATGGATACGCAATTGAAACGATTGTTAGTTTCCGATATCCTTGCGCGTTGGGCGGAAGGTATCCCAAAGGTTTTCATTGTTCTCTATCTCATGAATATTCTTAATGTGGACACGTTCACCTTCGGCTGGTTAACCAGCATCCAGATGCTAACCGCAATTTTAATCTATATTCCTATCGCTAAACTTGCGGATGTTACTGAACGGAAACCGTTTGTGCTTTTAACCTTTATCTTTTTTTCCCTGTTTCCGCTAATGGTGGTTACTGCAGATGAATTCGCCCCATTAACGATTGGGTTGACAGTAGCGTTTATCATCGCTGGTTTTCGCGAAATTGGTGAACCTGCGCGAAAAGCACTGATTGTTGATTTAGCGCAACCGGATGCACGCGCTCGTGCGGTTGGAGTATACTATTTACTGCGCGGGATTATTGTTTTCCCAGCGTCGCTGGTTGGCGGTTGGCTCTGGACGATTAAACCGGAATATCCATTTTATCTCGCGTTCATTATCGGAACGCTTGGTGTTACGGTGTATGCTTTTTCCGGTCCGGGCGGTAAATCCAAACACTGA
- a CDS encoding HIT domain-containing protein has product MLKKHLFVPGKRKYIHERKRLQGCILCGILNNAPDVVNLTIYKSKLFSVSLNLYPYNPGHVMLFPNRHIVDPRELTIKEVNELYKIQNLTMDVLEEIYNPRGFTIGFNVREASGASIEHLHLHIVPRYYNELGFLDIIGGSKIIVEDPNETKQKLTDAFVKKLATLKKKP; this is encoded by the coding sequence ATGCTAAAAAAGCATTTATTTGTTCCAGGCAAACGAAAATATATTCATGAACGAAAGCGGTTACAAGGATGCATTCTTTGTGGAATATTAAACAACGCACCGGATGTGGTAAACCTAACGATATATAAGTCTAAATTATTTTCGGTTAGTTTAAATCTTTATCCCTATAATCCTGGTCATGTAATGTTATTTCCGAATCGGCATATCGTTGACCCGCGAGAATTGACCATAAAAGAGGTTAACGAACTCTATAAAATCCAAAATTTAACAATGGATGTACTCGAAGAAATCTATAATCCACGAGGGTTTACTATCGGATTCAATGTCAGGGAAGCTAGCGGAGCAAGTATCGAGCATCTCCATTTGCATATTGTTCCCCGATATTATAACGAACTTGGCTTCCTCGATATCATTGGCGGGTCGAAAATTATCGTTGAAGACCCGAATGAAACCAAACAGAAACTAACCGATGCTTTCGTAAAAAAACTTGCTACACTAAAGAAAAAACCATAG
- a CDS encoding ParB/RepB/Spo0J family partition protein: MKKQALGRGLSALIPTEKKQMLETLARDQQKQEQVVEIPLASLKPNKLQPRQNFSDTSLEELAASIREKGIILPITVRQVDSGYEIIAGERRYRAAVKLNLPTIPAIIKQVSDQEALELALIENLQRDDLNPIEKAKGFQQLITQFNLRHEDIAKKTGLDRSSVSNILRLLELPESIQEKVSRGTISFGHARALLSLPTVHQQEEVCTIILKKFLSVRQTENLVKRIKSGHKGLERKTTPAPEVAHLEEQIQRALGTKVRLSVRGKKGKIEIEFHSLDELDRILLKLGVKPE; this comes from the coding sequence GTGAAGAAACAAGCGCTCGGTAGGGGATTATCTGCATTAATTCCTACAGAGAAAAAACAAATGCTCGAAACGTTAGCGAGAGACCAGCAGAAACAAGAGCAAGTAGTGGAAATTCCACTCGCTAGTCTTAAGCCGAATAAGCTACAACCGCGACAAAATTTTTCAGATACTTCCCTTGAAGAATTAGCTGCTTCTATTCGAGAAAAGGGAATAATCTTACCGATAACGGTTCGTCAGGTTGATTCTGGCTATGAAATCATTGCTGGAGAACGAAGGTATCGCGCTGCGGTTAAGCTTAATCTCCCAACGATTCCGGCAATTATTAAACAGGTTTCAGACCAAGAGGCGTTAGAATTAGCGTTGATTGAAAATCTCCAACGTGACGATTTGAATCCAATTGAAAAAGCAAAAGGATTCCAGCAACTAATTACGCAATTCAATTTACGGCATGAAGATATAGCGAAAAAGACCGGATTAGATCGTAGTTCTGTTTCAAATATATTGAGATTATTAGAGTTACCTGAATCTATCCAGGAAAAGGTTTCACGTGGAACAATTTCTTTCGGACACGCCCGCGCGTTGTTATCTCTTCCAACCGTTCATCAGCAAGAAGAAGTATGTACTATTATTCTAAAAAAATTTTTATCGGTTCGACAAACAGAGAATTTAGTTAAACGGATTAAATCAGGTCATAAGGGTCTCGAAAGGAAAACAACTCCAGCACCTGAAGTAGCTCACCTTGAAGAACAGATTCAACGTGCGCTGGGTACTAAAGTTCGGTTGTCTGTTCGCGGAAAGAAAGGGAAAATCGAAATTGAATTCCATTCACTCGATGAGCTAGACCGAATTCTGCTAAAACTCGGTGTAAAACCGGAATAA